The Triticum aestivum cultivar Chinese Spring chromosome 7B, IWGSC CS RefSeq v2.1, whole genome shotgun sequence genome window below encodes:
- the LOC123158176 gene encoding leucine-rich repeat extensin-like protein 5 — protein MRFPKSVKETKTSHPNSLKKQKRTHPLLSTLPSPLPSCAPAAFLPTAPAASLPTASAASLPTAPVTFLPTAPAAFLPTASAASFPTTPAAFLPSPPASSSSLYQRRRPPSTLAPPLPSPAALPSSTDHWPPEVRILPQPPAPTPRHDPSPLGRWIPSVERRISSALESREHAAPILATAAIPLPPSSTPESRLLPLKIQRRDPTVGCASTTQNPAIVQRKMSTSVSTKKTISSEEEKDHGRVLVHAGHQRNKKCFFIQFRLL, from the exons ATGCGTTTTCCCAAATCAGTAAAAGAAACAAAAACATCCCACCCTAACAGCCTAAAAAAACAAAAACGTACCCATCCTCTCCTCTCGACACTCCCTTCGCCTCTTCCTTCGTGCGCGCCGGCCGCCTTCCTCCCCACCGCGCCGGCCGCGTCCCTCCCCACCGCGTCGGCCGCGTCCCTCCCCACCGCGCCGGTAACCTTCCTCCCCACTGCGCCGGCCGCATTCCTCCCCACCGCGTCGGCCGCGTCCTTCCCCACCACGCCGGCAGCCTTCCTTCCCTCCCCGCCTGCTTCGTCTTCCTCCCTCTACCAGCGCCGTCGTCCTCCCTCCACCCTAGCGCCGCCCCTCCCTTCACCGGCCGCCCTGCCTTCCTCCACCGACCACTGGCCACCGGAGGTGCGGATACTGCCTCAACCACCTGCTCCCACCCCCCGCCATGACCCCTCACCGTTGGGTCGCTGGATCCCGTCTGTCGAGCGCCGGATCTCGTCAGCCCTGGAGTCGCGCGAACACGCAGCACCCATCTTGGCCACGGCCGCCATCCCCCTACCCCCGAGCTCCACTCCAGAATCCCGCCTTTTACCCCTCAAGATCCAGCGCCGGGATCCTACTGTTG GTTGTGCGTCTACTACTCAAAACCCCGCAATAGTTCAACGAAAAATGTCTACATCAGTTTCAACTAAAAAGACCATAAGTTCAGAGGAAGAAAAAGATCACGGGCGCGTTTTGGTCCACGCAGGCCACCAGAGGAATAAAAAATGTTTCTTCATTCAGTTCAGGTTGCTCTAG